CAACTGTTCGCCGCCACGGGGTACGCCGGGTCGGGCATCGGAGGAGCGGCCATCGCCACCGTCTTCTCGCGGTCGCTCGCTCTCGTCGTCGGTCTGTACATCATGTTCGGGAGCACCCGCGGCGTCCAAATCCGCCTCTCGCAGATGCGGCCCGACTTCGAATTTCTCCGGCGCCTGCTCGCCATCGGCATCCCCGCCTCCATCGAGGGGACGGGACGCGCCCTCTCGGTGAATCTGCTGCTCATCGTCGTCGGGATGTTCCCCACCACCGTCGTCGCCGCCTACGGTATCGGCGTGCGGGTGTTCTCGGTCATCTTCCTGCCCGCCATCGCCGTCGCGCGCGGCGTCGAGACGATGACGGGACAGAACATCGGCGCCGGGAAGGAGGCCCGCGCCGAGAAAGCGGCCAACGTCGCTGCGGTCGCGATGTTCGTCATCCTCTCGCTGGCGGGCGTCCTCGCCTACGTCGGCGCGAACCCCATCATCGCCGTGTTCACCGACGACCCCGAGGTGATTCGCGTCGGGGCTGACTTCCTCTACTGGGTCGCGCCGACGTTCGGCTTCATCGGCATCATGCGCTCGTACACCGGGAGTTTCCGCGGCGCGGGCGAGACGCTGACCTCGGCGGCCATCTCGGTGCTGATGCTCGCCGTCATCCGCCTGCCGTTCGCCTACTTCGCCTCGCAGTCGTGGGGGTACGGCTCGACGGGTATCTGGATGGCCTTCACCGTCTCGAACGTCGCCGGCGCCGCCATCGCCTACCTCTGGTACCGCCGCGGAACGTGGCGGGAGGGGTCGCTCACGCGGCGAGCGCCGGCGGACGACTGAGCACTCACTCCTCGGCGGACCGCTCGGAGAGGACGACGGCGTCGCCGTCGGCGAGACGGGTCGTCCGGTCGGCGTCGCCGCCGTTCACCCGACAGACGAGTTCGCTCGTCAGCGACTCGGGGTCGAAGGCGTCGAACTCCGCAGTGAGGCCGCGAACCACGTCCTCGACGGTGGAGCGCGGTTCGAGGACGCGCGACAGCGACCGCTCGCCAACCGCGTCGGCGACGCCGGCGTAACACCGAATCGTGACTTCCACGACCTCCGAGTGGTGCGGCGGGTACAAAGAACGTTACGGGATACCATACCTATTCGAATTCCCGTTCCGGTGTCTGAGACGCTCACGCCGCCCGTTCGATGGGAGTGGAGGATGCGTGCTCGTCCACCGCGGTCCGAATCATCGGCGGGAAGTCCGTCCGTGCCAGTTCCGCGGCGGCGTCCGTCACTGGGTCCTCGGTACTCTTCGACGCCCCACCGGAGTCTGTGGGCATATGTACGTTCGGCACGTACCGAAGCTATGACCGAGACGGCTCTCGGCGGCGCCCCTGAACCCGGTCGGTTCGCCGGCGTGTTCGACGTTTACGAGGTTGAGGCCGAGGGGGGAGAGATATGCTACTACGGCCAGCCTCGCTCGGACCATCAGTCGGTCGTCCGCGTCGTCGCGCCGGTGTTCCGCGAGCGAGGGTACACCGTCTCCGTGGAGCGAGAACTGGGCGAGTACGTTCTCGTCGCCAGCGAACGCACCGTCGGCGTCGACGGCTTCCCGACGACGAACGTCGTCCTCTTTCTCGCCACCGTGGTCACGACGCTGTTCGCGGGGTCGCAGTGGTACGGCATCGACGCCCTCTCGAACCCTCTCGGGGTCCTCGACGCGTGGCCGTTCGCCGCCGCCGTCCTCGGCGTCCTCGGCGTCCACGAACTCGGCCACTACGTCGCCAGCCGTCACCACGACGTGCAGGCGTCGCTGCCCTACTTCATCCCCGTCCCGACGCTGCTGGGGACGATGGGCGCGGTCATCCGGATGCGCGATACGCTTCCCGACCGGAAGTCGCTGTTCGACATCGGCGTCGCCGGTCCCCTCGCGGGCCTCGTCGCCACCGTCGTCGTCACCGCCGTCGGCGTCTCCCTGCCGCCCGTCGAAGCGGCCGCGTTCCCCGTCCGACTGGGCTACCCGCCGCTCATCCGCATCGTCGCGGCCGCGTTGGGTCAGCCGCTCACCTACGCGGACGCCTCGCTGATGGCCAACCCCGTCGTCGTCGGCGGGTGGGTGGGGGCGTTCGTGACGTTCCTCAACCTCCTGCCGGTCGGCCAACTCGACGGCGGCCACGTCGTCCGCGCCATGTTCGGTAGCGCGCACGCGACGGTCCAGCGACTCGTTCCCGTCGCGCTGTTCGGCCTCGGCGCGTACACCTACCTGTTCGCCGACGGGCAGTCGCTGAGCCTCTGGGTCCTCTGGGGCTTCCTCGCGCTCCTGTTCGCCCGTGCGGGCGGCGCCGAACCCGTCGACGACTCGCCCCTCGGTACGCCCCGCCTGGCCGTCGGCGCGGTGACGCTCCTTCTCGGCGCGCTCTCCTTCACGCCGGTTCCGCTGGCGCTGGGGTGAGCGGACGGACGCGGACGGACGCGAACGAGTGCGGGCGGGGACGGCCCCGGAACGGGTCGTCGGTGCCGGTACGCCCATCCCGGCTCCGCCCGACTCCCGAATATGAACGTTCCCGACGCCGTACATCCGCTTCCGGTCGAACTCGACACCGACGGCGGGACCCGACGCTTCTGGCCCTGCGCCGTCGAGACGGACCGCGGCCTCGTCCTCGTCGACGCCGGGTTCGCACACACTACCGACCAACTCGAAGCGGGCCTCGCGGAGGCGGGCTTCGACCTCTCGGACGTGCGCCTCGTCTTCCTCACTCATCAGGACGGCGACCACGTCGGCGGCCTCGCGCGCGTCGTCTCCGAGACGGACGCCGTCGTCGTCGCCAGCGAACACGCGGCCCGCGTCGTCGACGGCTCCGAACCGCCCCGCGGTTCCGACCCCGACGACGACCGGTACGAACCGGTCGCCGTCGACGTGGCGCTCGCTGGCGAGGCGACGCTCGACACCCGCGCGGGACCGGCGCGCGTCGTTCCGACGCCGGGCCACACTCCCGGTCACGTCTCGCTGTACTTCCCGGAGGAGTCGTTCCTCCTCGCGGGCGACGCCGTCACCGCCGCGGACGGCGAACTGAACGGCCCCGACCCGACGTTCACCGAGGAGATGGACGAGGCGCTGGCGTCGGTGCGGACGCTCTCCCAGTTAGATATCTCGCGGACGCTGTGTTACCACGGCGGTTTCGCCGCCGCCGCCGGGAGCGACCGGATGGCGGCTATCGCGGTCGACGCGGACGGCGGTCGCTGACGGTTCGAGGTTTTCTCTCCGAAAAAAGGGTCGCGTTAGAGGCGGTCGTCGTCCGCGGCGCCGGGGTCGTTCGCGGTGTCGAACAGGTTGTTCTCCGCGCCGTCCATGAAGTCGTCACCGGGCGTCGACTCGTCGACGACGTTGACGTTGTAGGCGTCGATACCCATGCTTATCAGTTCCTCCGCGGCCTGTTCTTCGCTCACGAACTCCTGGTCGACGAGCTGCTCGAACTCCGTCAGCAGTTCGTCGGGGAGCGTCACTTCGACGATTGGCATCGGTCGAGGCTTCTACCTCCGGGTACTTGAGTGGACGGTTGGTGGAGCGCCCCACCGGACGTTCTCCACCATCGTTCGTCTACCACTCGGACTCGGCGCCGAGGCCGATGTTCACGTCGTCACCCTCTTCGGTCACTTTGTCCGGTTCGTCCCCCTCGTCCTCGTCTTCGTCTTCGTCTTCGTCCGTCCGCGGCGTCTCGGCGTGACAGGTGACGCGCACGGGGTCGCCGTCGCGTTCGCTCTCGACGGCCCACATCTGCCCGCACCCGAGCAGCGTCACCCAGTCGTCGCCGCGTCGCTGGTCGACGCTGACGAGGACGTCGTTCGTCTCGCTGTCGCGGCCGGCGTACTCGATGCGAATCGTCTCGCCGTACACCTTCAGCCCCGCCGGTTCGCCCAGTTCGACGAGGGTCGAGTCTGTCCGCCCGTCGGGGTGGTCCACGTACACTTCGACTATCGGCGCCTCGCCCGTGGGGAGCGAGTACTCCACCGCCAGGGTGCTCTCCTCGACGTCCACCCGCTCTATCTCGACGAGCGACGCGGAGGCGCCCACGGCGTCCGCGACCTGCCGTTTGAGAGCCTGAACGGGAATCCGTGCCGTGTCACGTTGTCTGTCCATACGGTCTCTACGCGTGATAGAGGGTGGAGGGGTTTGACTGCACCGGCGTCGCGTCGATGCTATCGGCGCCGACATCACCGTTGGTCGGTCGGCCGCCCGGCACTCGGGACGATGACCCACACTCTCTGGAAATTGTACAAATTCTACGGTCTAGGAGTATCCACCCGAACCGCCGCGAGACACAGGTTGATATTCGACCACTCCGACGCGAGACTGTGACCAAATCGGAACTTTTCGAGCGGATCGAGGCGAACGAGCCGGAGTTGAGAGCCCTCGCACAGCGAATCTGGGAGACGCCCGAGTTGGGTCTCCACGAGGAGGAGTCCGCCGCGACGCTGGTCGAGGCGCTCGAAGACGGCGGCTTCGAGGTGGAGACGGGCGTCGCCGGGATGCCGACGGCGTTCGTCGCCGAGTACGGCGACGGCGACCCGCGAATCGGTATCTTGGGCGAGTACGACGCGCTGCCGGGTCTCTCGCAGTCGGTATCGGCCGAGCGCGACCCCGTCGAGGCCGACGGTCCGGGACACGGCTGCGGGCACAACCTCTTCGGCACGGCCGGCGTCGGCGCCGCCCTCGCCCTCGCCGAGGCCGTCGACGCCGGCGAGGTGTCGGGAACCGTCGTCTTCTACGGCTGTCCGGCCGAGGAGACGCTCGTCGGGAAGACGTACATGGCCCGCGCGGGCGCGTTCGACGACTTGGACGCCGCGCTGACGTGGCACCCCGGCGACCTCAGCACGCCTCGGATGGGCTCCTCGAACGCGCTGAACTCCCTCACGTTCACGTTCGAAGGCGTCTCCGCGCACGCCGGCGGCGCCCCCGACTCCGGGCGGTCGGCGCTTGATGCGGTGGAACTGATGAACACGGGCGTCGAGTACATGCGCGAACACGTCTCCGACGACGCGCGGATGCACTACTCGATACCCGACGGCGGCGACGCGCCGAACGTCGTTCCCGCGGAGGCGACGGTGTGGTACTACGTCCGCGCGCCGACCCGCGAGGAAGTCGAGCGCAACACCGACTGGCTCCGCGACATCGCCGAGGCCGCGGCGATGATGACGCAGACCGACGTGTCGGAACGGTTCCTCACCGGCTGTTACGACTATCGGGCGAACGACGTCGTCT
This genomic stretch from Halogeometricum sp. S1BR25-6 harbors:
- a CDS encoding MATE family efflux transporter, whose translation is MSLRGRLNSVFKSRDEFDLTSGDIARPLFYLSLPIVVTNLLQTAYNLADTFWLGQFSTNALAAISFAFPMVFLLIALGMGLSVAGSVLVAQHTGAEEEAKAEYAASQTVTFSLLGSLLLGAVGYLLVGPFLSLLGASPDVLPLATNYMQIISLGLPFMFGFFVFIALMRGYGDTITPMLVMFGSVVLNIAIDPVLIFGFDGNPLFTMLGLGGLQSQLFAATGYAGSGIGGAAIATVFSRSLALVVGLYIMFGSTRGVQIRLSQMRPDFEFLRRLLAIGIPASIEGTGRALSVNLLLIVVGMFPTTVVAAYGIGVRVFSVIFLPAIAVARGVETMTGQNIGAGKEARAEKAANVAAVAMFVILSLAGVLAYVGANPIIAVFTDDPEVIRVGADFLYWVAPTFGFIGIMRSYTGSFRGAGETLTSAAISVLMLAVIRLPFAYFASQSWGYGSTGIWMAFTVSNVAGAAIAYLWYRRGTWREGSLTRRAPADD
- a CDS encoding MoaD/ThiS family protein, which encodes MEVTIRCYAGVADAVGERSLSRVLEPRSTVEDVVRGLTAEFDAFDPESLTSELVCRVNGGDADRTTRLADGDAVVLSERSAEE
- a CDS encoding site-2 protease family protein gives rise to the protein MTETALGGAPEPGRFAGVFDVYEVEAEGGEICYYGQPRSDHQSVVRVVAPVFRERGYTVSVERELGEYVLVASERTVGVDGFPTTNVVLFLATVVTTLFAGSQWYGIDALSNPLGVLDAWPFAAAVLGVLGVHELGHYVASRHHDVQASLPYFIPVPTLLGTMGAVIRMRDTLPDRKSLFDIGVAGPLAGLVATVVVTAVGVSLPPVEAAAFPVRLGYPPLIRIVAAALGQPLTYADASLMANPVVVGGWVGAFVTFLNLLPVGQLDGGHVVRAMFGSAHATVQRLVPVALFGLGAYTYLFADGQSLSLWVLWGFLALLFARAGGAEPVDDSPLGTPRLAVGAVTLLLGALSFTPVPLALG
- a CDS encoding MBL fold metallo-hydrolase; the protein is MNVPDAVHPLPVELDTDGGTRRFWPCAVETDRGLVLVDAGFAHTTDQLEAGLAEAGFDLSDVRLVFLTHQDGDHVGGLARVVSETDAVVVASEHAARVVDGSEPPRGSDPDDDRYEPVAVDVALAGEATLDTRAGPARVVPTPGHTPGHVSLYFPEESFLLAGDAVTAADGELNGPDPTFTEEMDEALASVRTLSQLDISRTLCYHGGFAAAAGSDRMAAIAVDADGGR
- a CDS encoding DUF7120 family protein; protein product: MPIVEVTLPDELLTEFEQLVDQEFVSEEQAAEELISMGIDAYNVNVVDESTPGDDFMDGAENNLFDTANDPGAADDDRL
- a CDS encoding amidohydrolase, coding for MTKSELFERIEANEPELRALAQRIWETPELGLHEEESAATLVEALEDGGFEVETGVAGMPTAFVAEYGDGDPRIGILGEYDALPGLSQSVSAERDPVEADGPGHGCGHNLFGTAGVGAALALAEAVDAGEVSGTVVFYGCPAEETLVGKTYMARAGAFDDLDAALTWHPGDLSTPRMGSSNALNSLTFTFEGVSAHAGGAPDSGRSALDAVELMNTGVEYMREHVSDDARMHYSIPDGGDAPNVVPAEATVWYYVRAPTREEVERNTDWLRDIAEAAAMMTQTDVSERFLTGCYDYRANDVVSEVVWENIEAAGPIPYDDADREFAAELQATVADERIESRLAELPDEVAAEIEDEALYAEPVAPYDHDRQTHGSTEVGDVSWITPTGQFNGATWPVGTPGHSWQVVAANGDFGLKGVAFAAKVLAGAAYDLLGDAERLAAAREEFEATVGSDAYETPLPEAAEPPFDVTMG